One region of Halomonas huangheensis genomic DNA includes:
- the murI gene encoding glutamate racemase, with the protein MAGPILVFDSGVGGLSVVSALRRRLPEAALGYCCDNAMLPYGTRADGWLVERIMAVCSAAVAEVEADTLVIACNTASTLALDELRARLDIPVVGTVPAIKPAAQLSRTGHLALLATSATVARPYTQRLINSYAPHCRVTRLAADALVRQAECWVRGEALDERALREALAPLAEDPEIDTVVLGCTHFPLLRDALVATAPGDYNWVDSGEAIARRTAQVARQPAPRSLPDQAMVTALDEGLTRGLSAYRFACPHLLDPTTD; encoded by the coding sequence GTGGCTGGGCCGATCCTGGTATTTGACTCAGGGGTTGGTGGGCTTTCCGTGGTCTCGGCCTTGCGTCGGCGCTTGCCGGAAGCCGCGCTGGGCTATTGCTGTGATAACGCCATGCTGCCCTACGGTACTCGTGCCGATGGATGGTTGGTGGAACGCATCATGGCGGTGTGCTCCGCAGCGGTGGCTGAGGTTGAGGCAGATACCCTGGTCATCGCCTGCAATACGGCGAGTACCCTGGCGCTGGATGAGCTGCGTGCTCGACTCGATATCCCGGTGGTCGGTACCGTGCCGGCGATCAAGCCCGCGGCTCAACTCAGCCGGACCGGGCATCTTGCCCTGCTGGCCACCAGTGCCACGGTGGCACGACCCTATACCCAGCGCCTGATCAACAGCTATGCACCGCACTGTCGCGTTACCCGCCTCGCTGCGGATGCATTGGTTCGTCAGGCGGAGTGCTGGGTGCGTGGTGAAGCACTCGACGAGCGCGCACTGCGTGAGGCGCTGGCCCCGTTGGCCGAAGATCCGGAGATCGACACTGTGGTACTCGGCTGTACGCATTTTCCGTTGCTGCGTGACGCTCTGGTGGCTACGGCGCCGGGGGACTACAACTGGGTGGATTCGGGTGAGGCGATTGCCCGTCGTACGGCCCAGGTCGCTCGTCAGCCCGCGCCACGCAGTCTTCCGGATCAGGCCATGGTGACCGCTCTGGATGAGGGCTTGACCCGAGGCCTCTCCGCCTACCGCTTTGCTTGTCCCCATCTGCTGGATCCCACTACCGACTGA
- the trmA gene encoding tRNA (uridine(54)-C5)-methyltransferase TrmA, producing MAIPVVEVERYQELLATKSERLRRQFARFSPPELEVFPSPPAHYRQRCEFRIWHEGDDLYYAMFEDDPNDPTKKRPRRMDQYDVASERINELMPALLDAIRDQPVLRRKLFQVEFLTSLKGEALITLIYHRPLEEDWEQLARELEQQLDVMIIGRSRKQRIVLTRDHVWEQLEVDGRQFHYQQVENSFTQPNARICMSMLSWAREVTAGSEDRDLVELYCGNGNFTIAMAENFRRVLATEISRTSVASARINLERNEVDNAFVSRMSAEDFSSALKRDKGGRRVDEMGLDDYDFSTVLVDPPRAGLDDASCAQISVYDRILYISCNPDSLAENLDQLTTSHRIVRFGLFDQFPFTHHCECGVLLERR from the coding sequence GTGGCCATTCCCGTTGTTGAAGTTGAACGCTACCAGGAACTGCTTGCTACCAAGAGCGAACGCCTGCGCCGTCAGTTTGCTCGCTTCTCACCGCCGGAGCTGGAAGTCTTTCCATCACCACCTGCCCATTACCGTCAGCGTTGCGAGTTTCGTATCTGGCATGAAGGCGATGATCTCTACTACGCGATGTTCGAGGATGACCCCAACGATCCGACGAAGAAGCGCCCGCGGCGCATGGATCAATATGATGTCGCCAGTGAGCGCATCAATGAATTGATGCCTGCGCTGCTCGATGCCATTCGCGACCAGCCGGTTTTGCGACGTAAGCTGTTCCAGGTCGAGTTCCTTACCAGCCTCAAGGGCGAGGCGCTGATCACGCTGATCTACCACCGCCCTCTAGAAGAGGATTGGGAGCAGCTGGCGCGAGAACTGGAGCAGCAACTCGACGTCATGATTATCGGGCGTTCACGCAAGCAGCGCATTGTGCTGACGCGTGATCATGTCTGGGAGCAGCTCGAGGTCGATGGGCGTCAGTTCCATTATCAGCAGGTCGAGAACAGTTTCACGCAACCCAATGCGCGTATCTGTATGTCGATGCTGAGCTGGGCGCGAGAAGTCACGGCCGGTAGTGAAGACCGCGACCTGGTGGAGCTGTATTGCGGCAACGGAAACTTCACCATCGCGATGGCCGAGAACTTCCGGAGAGTGCTGGCCACTGAGATTTCACGCACTTCGGTTGCCAGCGCGCGCATCAATCTAGAGCGTAATGAGGTTGATAATGCCTTTGTCAGTAGAATGTCCGCTGAGGACTTCTCGTCTGCGCTGAAAAGGGACAAAGGTGGGCGCAGAGTGGACGAGATGGGGCTGGACGACTATGACTTCTCTACAGTTCTGGTCGATCCGCCCAGGGCAGGCCTGGATGATGCCAGTTGTGCACAGATCAGTGTCTACGACCGCATCCTGTATATTTCCTGCAATCCTGATAGCCTGGCGGAGAACCTCGATCAGTTGACAACAAGCCATCGTATCGTGCGTTTTGGCCTGTTCGACCAGTTTCCCTTCACCCATCATTGTGAGTGTGGAGTATTGCTGGAACGTCGTTGA
- a CDS encoding NAD-glutamate dehydrogenase: MLHVAQDDSREDLLNQLEERLQGRLEQDRADQVIDFTRLFYSSVPFEDLAERRQDDLYGATLSVWHFLQQFDADAPKVRVMNPDFEEHGWQSTHTFVAVLHRDMPFLVNSVRMELNRRGMTVHAIHNSVLAVERDAQHRVTRVASPRDADAPEARESLIAIEVDRHSDPEELTAIEDSIQEVLREIRTAVGDFHDMRQKVSDSIDELKASCPANINAEDHQEAIAFLEWMLQENFTFLGYDEFTIEGSGTRQKLVTVQGSELGLLSLEDNEYRQRIRTDEGLEDGRYVLVPQLLSFAKSARHARVYRPAYPDYITVDRYDEAGNVIGERRFLGLFTASVYNDSPRHVPLLRRKLKAVMEIAGFNPKGHNGKQLIQILDVYPRDDLFQIHTEELARTAVGILDIRERRRVRLFVREDRCGKFYSCLVFVPRDVFSTELRIRIQELLCEEFDASFGDFNTHLSESVLARIQFILRFNGDKPVEYDIKALETKLARLARNWRDDLLNAAIEGFGEEHANLVLRDFRDAFPASYREDFSARTAVYDLQHIGELDSGSSLSLSLYRLVEEEGSGVNLKLFHKDTGIPLSDVLPMMENLGLRVLGERPYCVEAEERNYWIHDFDLEHHTATEVNLQEMRETFIDAFQRIWAGEADNDRFNRLVIGANLGWREVAMLRAYARYLKQIRFGISQEFIANALVAYPHITRELVTLFELRFDPEERPADSEIDACVERIHGMLDDVASLNDDRLLRRYVELIQATLRTNYYQRAEDGSYKDYLSIKLQPSKVTGIPKPRPMFEIFVCSPRLEGVHLRGGKVARGGLRWSDRLEDFRTEVLGLVKAQQVKNSVIVPVGAKGGFVCKRMPDGADRETTQKEGIACYQIFIRALLDVTDNLVGGEVVPPKNVVRHDENDPYLVVAADKGTATFSDIANAISVEYGHWLGDAFASGGANGYDHKKMGITAKGAWESVKRHFRGLGINTQTDEFTVVGIGDMAGDVFGNGMLLSETIRLVGAFNHLHIFVDPDPVDAAANFAERKRLFDMPRSSWEDYNRELMSEGGGIFSRAAKSVSISPQMKQRFAISEDHLAPNDLIQAMLRSEVDLIWNGGIGTYVKSSEETDTDVGDKANDALRINGRDLNCRVVGEGGNLGLTQRGRMEAAAKGIRVNTDFIDNAGGVNCSDHEVNIKILIDEVVANGDMTDKQRNLLLAEMTEEVGDLVLLDNYRQTQALDLSELLSHQGIGPYRRFISELEAAGQIDRELEFLPSDEELQERAANDQGMTLPELSVLVSYAKSTLKGDLIASEVPDDPLVMQHVERVFPSVLIDRYHDQVYNHRLKREIVATQLANDLVDHMGIVFVRRLIDSTGMGRADIAHAYVIARDCFQLPRLWDQIEALDNKVATGVQYSMMLDLMRMIRRATRWFLRHRTTMGSATDCIDYFAPRIAQLQEKIGSRLRGEDLETWETRRRELTDAGVPEALANTVAAAGSLYAALGIIQTARQVNEKPQRVAEVYYEIGARLELPWMVQQVNALPVKDSWQAQARETYRDDIERQQMAVTASILQMEGGSRDISARVDQWLEYHVVMHQRWCKLLEQVGSGGNQGGFPLFAVAVRELVDLAESNRES, translated from the coding sequence ATGCTACACGTCGCACAGGATGACAGTCGCGAGGATCTTCTCAACCAACTCGAGGAGCGTCTACAGGGGCGCCTCGAACAGGATAGAGCGGATCAGGTTATTGATTTTACCCGCTTGTTCTATTCCTCAGTGCCGTTCGAGGATCTGGCTGAACGGCGCCAGGACGACCTCTACGGTGCCACGCTGTCGGTATGGCACTTCCTTCAGCAGTTCGATGCGGATGCGCCCAAGGTCCGAGTGATGAACCCGGACTTCGAGGAGCATGGATGGCAGTCGACGCACACCTTCGTTGCCGTCCTGCATCGCGACATGCCGTTCCTCGTCAACTCCGTGCGTATGGAGCTCAATCGACGTGGCATGACCGTGCATGCCATCCACAACTCGGTGTTGGCTGTGGAGCGTGATGCCCAGCATCGTGTTACGCGCGTGGCCTCACCACGAGATGCCGATGCTCCCGAGGCTCGTGAGTCTCTGATTGCCATCGAAGTGGATCGTCATTCCGATCCGGAGGAACTCACCGCCATCGAGGACAGCATTCAGGAAGTGCTGCGCGAGATACGTACCGCAGTCGGCGACTTCCATGACATGCGCCAGAAGGTTAGTGATTCCATTGATGAGCTCAAGGCCTCATGTCCGGCCAACATCAATGCAGAGGATCACCAGGAAGCCATCGCGTTCCTCGAGTGGATGCTTCAGGAGAACTTTACCTTCCTTGGTTACGACGAGTTCACCATAGAAGGCAGTGGTACCAGGCAGAAACTCGTAACGGTCCAGGGCAGTGAGCTTGGCCTGTTGAGCCTCGAAGACAATGAATATCGCCAGCGCATTCGTACCGATGAGGGCCTCGAGGACGGTCGCTATGTGCTGGTGCCGCAACTGCTGTCGTTTGCCAAGAGCGCACGTCATGCGCGGGTCTATCGTCCTGCCTATCCGGACTACATCACCGTCGACCGCTACGATGAGGCGGGTAATGTCATCGGTGAGCGTCGCTTCCTCGGCCTGTTTACTGCCAGCGTCTACAACGACTCGCCGCGTCATGTGCCGCTGTTGCGTCGCAAGCTCAAGGCAGTAATGGAGATTGCCGGCTTCAATCCCAAGGGGCACAACGGCAAGCAGCTGATCCAGATTCTTGACGTCTATCCCCGCGACGATCTGTTCCAGATTCATACCGAGGAGCTGGCAAGGACTGCTGTCGGCATTCTCGATATTCGCGAACGCCGTCGGGTGCGCCTGTTTGTCCGCGAGGATCGTTGCGGCAAGTTCTATTCCTGTCTGGTATTCGTACCGCGCGACGTGTTCTCCACCGAGTTGCGAATCCGGATTCAGGAGCTGCTCTGCGAGGAGTTCGACGCCAGCTTCGGTGACTTCAATACTCACCTTTCGGAATCGGTACTGGCGCGCATTCAGTTCATTCTGCGCTTCAACGGCGACAAGCCGGTCGAGTATGACATCAAGGCGCTGGAAACCAAGCTCGCTCGCCTTGCACGCAACTGGCGCGATGATCTTCTCAACGCGGCAATCGAGGGCTTTGGCGAAGAGCATGCCAACCTGGTACTACGTGACTTCCGCGATGCCTTCCCGGCCAGCTATCGCGAGGACTTCAGCGCGCGTACCGCAGTCTATGACCTGCAGCACATCGGTGAGCTGGATAGTGGCAGTTCATTGTCGTTGTCGCTCTATCGTCTCGTCGAGGAAGAGGGAAGTGGCGTCAACCTCAAGCTGTTCCACAAGGACACCGGCATTCCTCTGTCGGATGTTCTGCCGATGATGGAAAACCTCGGCCTGCGCGTACTGGGCGAGCGCCCGTATTGCGTTGAAGCGGAGGAGCGAAATTACTGGATTCATGATTTCGACCTCGAGCACCATACGGCGACCGAGGTCAATCTGCAGGAGATGCGCGAGACCTTTATTGATGCCTTCCAACGCATCTGGGCTGGAGAGGCTGATAACGATCGCTTCAACCGCCTGGTTATCGGTGCCAATCTCGGCTGGCGTGAAGTCGCGATGTTGCGCGCTTATGCCCGCTACCTGAAGCAGATTCGCTTCGGCATCTCTCAGGAGTTCATCGCCAATGCGCTGGTGGCCTATCCGCATATCACCCGTGAGTTGGTGACACTTTTCGAGCTGCGCTTTGATCCAGAGGAGCGCCCGGCTGACAGTGAGATCGATGCTTGTGTCGAGCGTATTCACGGCATGCTGGATGATGTTGCCAGCCTCAATGATGATCGTCTGTTGCGCCGTTATGTCGAGCTGATTCAGGCAACGTTGCGTACCAACTATTACCAGCGTGCCGAGGACGGTAGCTATAAGGACTATCTGTCCATCAAGTTGCAACCGTCGAAGGTAACCGGCATACCCAAGCCGCGCCCGATGTTCGAGATATTCGTCTGCTCGCCACGCCTCGAGGGGGTTCATCTACGCGGTGGCAAGGTTGCACGTGGCGGACTGCGCTGGTCGGATCGTCTCGAGGATTTCCGCACCGAAGTGCTGGGCCTGGTCAAGGCGCAGCAGGTCAAGAACTCGGTGATCGTGCCGGTTGGCGCCAAGGGTGGTTTTGTCTGCAAGCGCATGCCGGATGGCGCGGATCGCGAAACGACACAGAAGGAAGGTATCGCCTGTTACCAGATATTCATTCGGGCACTGCTTGATGTCACCGATAATCTGGTCGGTGGTGAGGTGGTGCCGCCGAAGAACGTGGTACGTCACGACGAGAATGATCCCTACCTGGTGGTTGCTGCCGACAAGGGCACTGCGACCTTCTCCGATATTGCCAATGCCATTTCCGTTGAGTATGGCCATTGGTTGGGGGATGCGTTTGCTTCCGGTGGTGCCAACGGCTACGACCACAAGAAGATGGGTATCACTGCCAAGGGGGCATGGGAATCGGTCAAGCGCCATTTCCGTGGGCTAGGCATCAACACCCAGACAGACGAGTTCACCGTGGTGGGGATCGGGGACATGGCCGGCGATGTATTCGGTAACGGCATGCTGCTGTCCGAGACCATTCGTCTGGTGGGGGCCTTCAACCATCTGCATATCTTCGTTGACCCGGATCCAGTCGATGCGGCAGCCAACTTCGCTGAACGCAAGCGACTGTTCGACATGCCACGCTCCAGTTGGGAAGACTACAATCGCGAGCTGATGTCGGAAGGTGGTGGCATCTTCTCGCGTGCCGCCAAGTCGGTCAGCATTTCGCCGCAGATGAAGCAGCGCTTCGCTATCAGCGAGGATCACCTCGCACCCAACGACCTGATTCAGGCGATGCTGCGTTCCGAGGTCGATCTGATCTGGAACGGTGGTATCGGTACCTACGTCAAGAGCAGTGAAGAGACCGACACCGACGTGGGGGACAAGGCCAACGATGCGTTGCGTATCAATGGTCGCGATCTGAACTGCCGTGTGGTGGGTGAGGGCGGTAACCTCGGCCTGACCCAGCGTGGTCGAATGGAGGCTGCGGCGAAGGGTATCCGCGTCAATACCGACTTCATCGACAACGCTGGCGGAGTGAACTGCTCCGACCATGAGGTCAACATCAAGATCCTCATCGACGAAGTTGTTGCCAATGGTGATATGACCGACAAGCAGCGCAATCTGCTGCTGGCAGAAATGACCGAGGAAGTCGGCGATCTGGTGCTGCTCGACAACTACCGTCAGACCCAGGCTCTGGACCTGTCCGAACTGCTGTCGCATCAGGGCATCGGGCCCTACCGTCGCTTCATCAGCGAGTTGGAAGCTGCGGGGCAGATCGACCGTGAACTGGAGTTCCTGCCTAGTGACGAGGAGTTGCAGGAGCGTGCCGCCAACGATCAGGGCATGACGTTACCTGAACTGTCGGTGTTGGTCAGCTACGCCAAGAGCACGCTCAAGGGCGACCTGATCGCCTCCGAGGTGCCGGATGATCCGCTGGTCATGCAGCATGTCGAGCGGGTCTTCCCCAGCGTGCTGATCGATCGCTACCATGATCAGGTATACAACCATCGCTTGAAGCGCGAGATCGTTGCCACCCAGTTGGCCAACGACCTGGTAGACCATATGGGCATCGTCTTCGTCCGTCGCTTGATTGATTCGACGGGTATGGGGCGTGCTGATATTGCGCATGCTTATGTGATCGCTCGCGACTGCTTCCAACTGCCGCGGCTGTGGGATCAGATCGAGGCACTGGACAACAAGGTAGCGACCGGCGTCCAGTATTCAATGATGCTTGATCTGATGCGCATGATCCGCCGAGCAACACGCTGGTTCCTGCGTCATCGCACTACGATGGGGAGCGCTACTGACTGCATTGATTACTTTGCACCGCGTATCGCCCAACTGCAGGAGAAGATTGGCAGTCGCCTGCGTGGAGAGGATCTGGAGACCTGGGAAACGCGTCGTCGTGAGTTGACCGATGCCGGTGTCCCGGAGGCTCTGGCCAATACTGTTGCCGCCGCCGGTAGCCTGTATGCTGCCCTGGGGATTATCCAGACTGCGCGTCAGGTCAACGAGAAGCCACAGCGTGTAGCCGAGGTCTATTATGAAATCGGCGCTCGTCTGGAACTTCCGTGGATGGTTCAGCAGGTTAATGCCTTACCTGTCAAGGACAGCTGGCAAGCCCAGGCGCGTGAAACCTACCGTGATGATATCGAGCGTCAGCAGATGGCGGTGACCGCCAGTATTCTGCAGATGGAAGGTGGTTCACGTGATATTTCTGCGCGGGTGGATCAGTGGCTGGAGTACCATGTCGTCATGCATCAGCGTTGGTGCAAGCTGCTGGAGCAGGTCGGCAGTGGTGGCAATCAAGGGGGATTCCCGCTGTTTGCTGTCGCGGTACGTGAGTTGGTTGACCTTGCCGAGAGTAATCGTGAATCGTAA
- the mgtE gene encoding magnesium transporter codes for MTEITETFESQLSRIHKALDEDLNSEVSEILEDLEPAEVALLLESLPLGERIKLWEQVPAEDDGEVLLHVHDEVRSTLLKDMDPEEIVAATASLDTADLAELFEDLPKQVAEDMLLSMDELQRTRLQETLAFEEDSAGRLMRTDSIGVRADVTLETVQRFLRWKESIPDNTDSLMVVDRNGMFMGVLPLARLVSNDQETSVVELMDADVDVIQMDMKSRDVATLFQTHDLTSAPVVDNDGMLLGRIVIDDIVDVIRDDSEQALMNMAGLDEEEDLFAPVLPSAKRRGVWLGINLLTAFLAAWVIGQFEDVLSKIVALAVLMPIVASMGGIAGSQTLTLTIRGLALGQISRTNSSWLLRKEVGIAVLNGLAWAVVVAAIAMLWFKSLPIGMIIGAALIINMLAAGLCGIVIPLVLKRMNIDPALSGSVILTTVTDVVGFMSFLGLATIFLL; via the coding sequence ATGACGGAAATTACTGAAACATTCGAGAGCCAGCTGTCACGTATCCACAAGGCCCTGGATGAAGACCTCAACAGCGAGGTCAGCGAGATTCTTGAGGATCTCGAGCCCGCCGAAGTTGCCCTGCTGCTTGAGTCGTTACCGCTGGGTGAACGGATCAAGCTATGGGAGCAGGTACCTGCCGAGGACGACGGTGAAGTCCTGCTGCATGTGCATGACGAAGTGCGTAGCACCCTGCTCAAGGACATGGATCCCGAAGAGATCGTTGCCGCGACGGCCAGCCTGGACACGGCTGACCTCGCAGAGCTGTTCGAGGACCTGCCGAAGCAGGTTGCCGAAGACATGCTGCTCTCCATGGATGAACTGCAGCGTACGCGCCTTCAGGAAACCCTTGCGTTCGAGGAAGACAGCGCCGGTCGCCTCATGCGCACCGACTCCATCGGTGTGCGCGCCGACGTCACCCTCGAGACAGTACAACGCTTTCTGCGCTGGAAGGAATCGATCCCCGACAATACCGACAGCCTGATGGTGGTCGACCGCAACGGCATGTTCATGGGTGTCCTGCCTCTTGCACGTCTGGTTTCCAACGATCAGGAAACCAGTGTTGTAGAGTTGATGGATGCCGATGTCGACGTTATCCAGATGGATATGAAGTCACGAGACGTGGCGACGCTGTTCCAGACTCATGACCTGACTTCTGCGCCAGTGGTGGACAATGACGGCATGCTGCTCGGGCGTATTGTCATCGACGATATCGTCGACGTTATCCGTGATGACTCCGAGCAGGCATTGATGAACATGGCCGGTCTCGATGAGGAAGAGGACCTGTTTGCTCCAGTGCTGCCAAGCGCCAAGCGACGTGGAGTCTGGCTGGGCATCAACCTGCTCACTGCCTTTCTTGCCGCCTGGGTCATCGGTCAGTTCGAGGATGTACTGTCGAAGATCGTCGCTCTGGCCGTGCTGATGCCGATTGTCGCCAGCATGGGCGGAATCGCCGGTAGCCAGACGCTGACCTTGACCATCCGCGGCCTCGCGCTGGGGCAGATCAGTCGTACCAACAGCAGTTGGCTGCTGCGCAAGGAAGTCGGGATTGCCGTACTCAATGGCCTGGCCTGGGCCGTGGTCGTGGCCGCCATTGCCATGCTCTGGTTCAAGAGCCTGCCCATAGGCATGATCATCGGTGCCGCCCTGATCATCAATATGCTGGCTGCAGGTCTGTGCGGCATCGTGATACCGCTGGTTCTGAAACGCATGAACATCGATCCGGCCCTATCAGGGTCGGTAATTCTGACCACAGTAACCGATGTGGTAGGTTTCATGTCATTTCTGGGGTTGGCGACCATATTTCTTCTATAG